The following are encoded together in the uncultured Sphaerochaeta sp. genome:
- the infA gene encoding translation initiation factor IF-1, whose protein sequence is MAKEEAIEVEGIVREALPNTMFRVELQNEHVILAHLSGKMRKHYIRIVPGDTVRVALSPYDLTKGRIIYRER, encoded by the coding sequence GTGGCCAAAGAAGAAGCAATCGAAGTGGAAGGCATCGTACGCGAAGCTCTTCCCAACACCATGTTCCGTGTGGAACTACAGAATGAACATGTCATTCTTGCCCATCTATCGGGTAAGATGCGCAAACACTACATCAGAATTGTACCTGGTGATACCGTGCGTGTTGCACTTTCTCCCTATGATTTGACCAAAGGTCGTATCATTTACCGCGAGCGCTAA
- a CDS encoding Smr/MutS family protein → MPKKKKKKTSDTSETAGNSRLVVDSDAYKPFEHIKAVKKQPVKQKQPVLKKQSTSQRKEPLVLGYDPKANFGDILATWEQTGELGGVTKRMKSHSKVAVEKSFGEILAEWEGEKQAAKSKKEEPVSIKKSEAYAPKKDFASLLEEFEGSDKPKKKQGKPVSDQRRGEHENLPLQPTHDMQEALDEKEELDQERDSSVSWSFADTYKHWTTVSDEEAAIKRAQKEKHEAKADPHTISALRAMDPQSTLDLHGMKVVEAEQATADFLRSAKEKRLLKVAIITGKGLHNDKGYSLLKEAALSQIRISKVVREAYTPKAQYGGSGAIWIIMKR, encoded by the coding sequence GTGCCGAAGAAAAAAAAGAAAAAAACTTCTGATACAAGCGAGACGGCTGGAAACAGCCGTCTTGTAGTTGATTCTGATGCCTACAAGCCGTTTGAGCATATCAAGGCAGTAAAGAAACAGCCTGTGAAACAGAAGCAACCTGTGCTCAAGAAACAATCCACCAGTCAGCGAAAAGAGCCCTTGGTGCTTGGGTATGATCCAAAGGCAAACTTTGGCGATATCCTTGCCACTTGGGAACAGACAGGTGAGCTCGGTGGTGTGACCAAGCGGATGAAAAGCCATAGCAAGGTAGCAGTGGAGAAGTCCTTTGGTGAAATTCTTGCTGAATGGGAAGGCGAGAAACAAGCTGCCAAGAGCAAGAAGGAAGAACCGGTTTCCATCAAGAAGAGCGAGGCCTACGCGCCCAAAAAAGATTTTGCGTCACTCCTTGAGGAGTTTGAGGGGAGCGATAAGCCCAAGAAGAAACAAGGAAAGCCTGTCTCTGATCAGAGAAGGGGAGAACATGAAAATCTTCCCTTGCAACCAACCCATGACATGCAGGAAGCCCTTGATGAGAAGGAAGAGCTTGACCAGGAACGTGATAGTTCGGTGAGCTGGTCCTTTGCAGATACCTACAAGCACTGGACAACAGTGAGTGATGAGGAGGCAGCAATCAAGCGGGCGCAGAAGGAAAAGCATGAAGCAAAAGCAGACCCCCATACCATCTCTGCGCTTCGTGCCATGGATCCTCAGTCAACATTGGACCTCCATGGAATGAAGGTGGTGGAAGCTGAACAGGCAACTGCTGATTTCCTACGCTCAGCGAAGGAGAAACGACTCCTGAAGGTGGCAATCATCACAGGAAAAGGATTGCATAATGACAAGGGATATTCCCTTTTGAAAGAAGCCGCCCTTTCTCAGATACGGATAAGCAAGGTGGTACGTGAAGCATACACTCCAAAAGCCCAGTATGGGGGAAGTGGCGCTATTTGGATCATCATGAAACGATGA